A stretch of Nitrospirota bacterium DNA encodes these proteins:
- a CDS encoding lytic transglycosylase domain-containing protein: MKQIKTISLLLILFGQLLNCPILTGAELFYFKDPTGALHFTNVPDDPRYQLVDRLKIEKTRKKALSSNFSDFRSYIEDAAKKYEVDPLLIRALIKVESDYDPFAVSNSGAQGLMQLMPGTSRRMDVGDPFNPEENIEGGVKYFKKLLSLFNGQLIPSIAAYHAGENRVIKNDNQIPPIEATQNYVKKVISQYNAFHGVKTESPHVYKIYRIETADGDVIYTNRPGKYEGLSKEIAYQ, encoded by the coding sequence ATGAAACAGATTAAAACGATATCGCTCCTTCTTATCCTGTTTGGACAACTGTTGAATTGTCCTATTCTCACTGGAGCCGAACTGTTTTATTTCAAAGACCCCACCGGTGCGCTTCATTTCACCAATGTCCCGGATGATCCGAGATACCAATTGGTCGACAGGCTCAAAATTGAGAAAACAAGGAAGAAAGCGCTCTCGTCGAATTTCAGCGATTTTCGGAGCTACATTGAAGATGCTGCGAAAAAATATGAGGTGGATCCCCTCCTGATCAGAGCGCTCATCAAAGTGGAATCAGATTATGACCCCTTTGCGGTTTCCAATTCAGGCGCACAGGGACTCATGCAGCTGATGCCGGGCACTTCGCGCAGGATGGATGTGGGCGATCCATTTAATCCTGAAGAAAACATCGAAGGAGGCGTGAAGTATTTTAAAAAACTCCTCTCACTTTTCAATGGCCAGCTGATCCCTTCCATCGCGGCTTACCATGCTGGTGAAAATCGGGTGATTAAGAATGACAATCAGATTCCTCCCATTGAAGCGACCCAAAATTATGTTAAAAAGGTGATCTCGCAATATAATGCATTTCACGGGGTCAAAACCGAGTCTCCCCATGTTTACAAGATTTACCGTATTGAAACGGCGGACGGAGATGTCATCTATACCAATCGGCCGGGAAAGTATGAAGGACTCTCTAAAGAAATCGCGTATCAATAG
- the speE gene encoding polyamine aminopropyltransferase, producing the protein MAEPKNYKWFHDFLSPEEGHIHGLETILYTKQTKFQKMEIMRTKSYGDCLVLDGKMQSSEVDEFIYHEALVHPALLTHPNPKRVFVVGGGEGATLREILRHQSVEYVLMVDIDQEVVESCKDLLPAWHQGSFEDPRVELRYLDARKYLEETNDMYDAIIIDISEPVEEGPAYLLYTREFYNIVFNKLTRSGVISLQAGTTSVNALLNISAVYQTLKSVFPVVSPYQACIPSFGLPWGFAMASKEFNPQAIPPGTVDEKILKRIKGELRYYNGEIHQGEFLFPKHIRQTIEKSDRIIEDNTPLFTYH; encoded by the coding sequence ATGGCAGAGCCGAAGAATTACAAATGGTTCCATGATTTTTTAAGTCCGGAGGAGGGTCACATCCACGGGCTTGAAACCATTTTATATACGAAACAGACCAAGTTTCAAAAAATGGAAATTATGCGGACCAAGAGCTATGGCGACTGCCTGGTTTTGGACGGGAAAATGCAGTCAAGCGAAGTGGATGAATTTATTTACCACGAAGCGCTCGTTCACCCCGCCCTCCTGACTCACCCCAATCCCAAGAGAGTCTTTGTCGTGGGAGGAGGGGAGGGAGCAACTCTCCGTGAAATTCTTCGACATCAATCCGTCGAATACGTCCTGATGGTGGATATTGACCAGGAAGTCGTGGAGAGCTGTAAAGACCTTCTTCCCGCCTGGCACCAAGGCTCTTTTGAAGATCCTCGTGTTGAGCTACGATATCTTGACGCCCGGAAATATCTTGAAGAAACGAATGATATGTATGATGCGATCATTATCGATATCTCCGAACCGGTCGAAGAGGGACCAGCCTACCTGCTTTATACTCGCGAATTTTATAATATTGTGTTCAACAAATTGACCCGGAGCGGCGTGATATCCCTTCAGGCCGGAACCACTTCCGTCAATGCCCTTTTGAACATCAGTGCCGTCTATCAAACTTTAAAATCGGTCTTTCCGGTCGTTTCTCCCTATCAGGCCTGTATTCCCTCATTCGGGCTCCCCTGGGGATTTGCCATGGCCTCAAAAGAATTCAATCCCCAGGCAATACCACCTGGAACAGTGGACGAAAAAATCCTGAAAAGAATCAAAGGCGAACTTCGATATTACAACGGAGAGATCCACCAAGGTGAATTCCTTTTCCCCAAACATATTCGCCAGACAATTGAAAAATCTGACCGGATCATCGAAGACAACACTCCCCTCTTCACCTACCATTAA
- a CDS encoding transketolase: protein MSPDHSAQIEKLSNSLRIDILKMIYDAQSGHPGGSFSAIDILTVLYRDVMKHDPKNPDWPDRDRFILSKGHAAPALYALLAHFGYFPHEKLSGLRKMGSPLQGHPEKNKLPGVEASTGSLGQGISIGIGMALAGRLDRKDYWTYVLVGDGEVNEGQVWEAALYAGTHHLDHLVVVLDNNGQQLDGSVNEIMPLDPLNEKWRSFGWNVIEIDGHNISEISNAFQKAKTTKNRPTLILAKTVKGKGVSFMENNNEFHGMAPNKEQYAEAMKELQIA from the coding sequence ATGTCTCCAGATCACTCTGCGCAAATAGAAAAACTCTCGAATTCTCTTCGAATCGACATCTTGAAAATGATTTATGATGCCCAGTCGGGGCATCCAGGTGGCTCTTTTTCAGCGATCGACATCCTCACGGTCCTGTACCGCGATGTCATGAAACATGATCCTAAGAATCCCGATTGGCCAGATCGAGACCGTTTTATTCTGAGCAAGGGACATGCGGCGCCCGCTTTATACGCGCTTCTCGCCCATTTCGGATATTTTCCTCATGAAAAATTGAGCGGCTTAAGAAAAATGGGAAGCCCCCTCCAGGGACATCCGGAAAAAAATAAACTTCCCGGCGTAGAGGCTAGCACCGGCTCTCTTGGACAGGGAATCTCGATTGGAATCGGCATGGCGCTGGCGGGAAGACTCGACCGGAAAGATTATTGGACCTATGTCCTGGTCGGTGACGGAGAAGTCAATGAAGGCCAGGTTTGGGAGGCGGCACTTTATGCCGGAACCCATCACCTGGATCATCTTGTCGTCGTTCTCGACAACAATGGCCAGCAGCTTGACGGAAGCGTCAACGAAATTATGCCGCTTGATCCATTAAATGAAAAGTGGCGCTCTTTCGGTTGGAACGTCATTGAAATCGATGGTCACAATATATCCGAAATCTCGAATGCTTTCCAGAAAGCAAAGACTACGAAAAACAGACCGACACTGATCCTCGCAAAAACCGTAAAAGGGAAAGGTGTCTCTTTTATGGAAAATAATAATGAGTTTCATGGTATGGCTCCCAATAAAGAACAGTATGCTGAGGCCATGAAGGAACTGCAAATTGCTTAA
- the rimO gene encoding 30S ribosomal protein S12 methylthiotransferase RimO, producing the protein MKLYPKVGLINLGCAKNQVDSEVMLHKLNEAGFELTSHEEEAEIIIINTCGFIETAKKESIDMIIDLGKLKRKGQCKTLIATGCLTQRYQDELLKELPELDGIVGTTEYPRIAEICRSFLNQKGKKKKRSSWLSEPTALYQEEIPDRVLIGAKHWAYVKISEGCDKTCSFCIIPAMRGKMRSRSISSLVDEVNRLGEKGVREVNLIAQDLTSYGRDLGKVQLLELLEELVKCDVDWIRLLYNYPHPFPDHLMDFIAKEEKICNYIDMPLQHIDEVILRKMNRIHQQEYTINLIARMRKRIPNLVLRTSLIVGFPGETEQQFKTLFDFVEETRFDRLGVFVYSREEDTPARNFEGQIPEEIKQERWEALMALQKEISLENHRKLVGTVQKVLISGISEETDLLLEGRYYGQMPEGDGTIYINDGLANPGDLVRVEITDAHPYDLVGKIV; encoded by the coding sequence TTGAAACTTTATCCCAAAGTGGGACTCATCAACCTGGGTTGTGCCAAAAACCAGGTCGATTCTGAAGTGATGCTTCATAAACTAAATGAGGCAGGATTCGAACTGACTTCACATGAAGAAGAAGCGGAAATTATTATTATTAACACGTGTGGATTTATCGAAACCGCAAAAAAAGAATCGATCGATATGATCATTGATCTGGGGAAATTGAAAAGAAAAGGGCAATGCAAGACGTTAATTGCCACCGGTTGTCTGACCCAGCGATATCAAGACGAATTACTGAAGGAACTTCCCGAACTGGATGGCATAGTCGGAACCACAGAATATCCCAGGATTGCGGAGATCTGCCGAAGTTTTCTGAATCAGAAAGGTAAGAAGAAAAAGCGCTCTTCGTGGTTAAGCGAGCCGACCGCTTTATATCAGGAAGAAATTCCCGATAGGGTATTGATTGGAGCCAAACACTGGGCCTATGTGAAAATTTCAGAAGGGTGTGACAAGACCTGTTCGTTCTGTATTATTCCGGCCATGCGAGGGAAAATGAGGAGCCGTTCCATCTCGTCCCTGGTTGATGAAGTGAATCGCCTAGGAGAAAAAGGGGTGCGGGAGGTGAATCTGATCGCGCAGGATTTAACCAGTTACGGACGGGACCTGGGAAAGGTCCAGTTACTGGAATTATTAGAGGAGCTTGTTAAATGTGACGTGGATTGGATCAGGCTTCTATACAATTATCCGCACCCTTTTCCCGATCATTTAATGGACTTCATCGCGAAAGAAGAAAAAATATGCAATTACATCGATATGCCTCTACAGCATATTGATGAAGTGATATTGCGGAAGATGAACCGGATTCATCAGCAAGAATATACGATCAATTTAATTGCAAGAATGAGAAAACGCATTCCCAATCTGGTGTTGAGGACCTCCCTGATCGTTGGTTTTCCGGGGGAGACGGAACAACAATTCAAAACCTTGTTTGATTTTGTCGAGGAGACCCGGTTTGATCGTCTTGGCGTCTTTGTCTATTCACGGGAAGAGGATACGCCCGCGCGGAATTTTGAAGGGCAGATACCCGAAGAGATAAAGCAAGAGAGATGGGAGGCCCTGATGGCACTTCAAAAAGAGATATCTCTGGAGAACCATCGGAAACTGGTCGGGACCGTTCAGAAGGTCCTCATTTCAGGGATATCGGAAGAGACCGATCTCCTTCTGGAAGGGAGATATTACGGACAGATGCCCGAAGGTGACGGCACAATTTACATAAATGACGGACTGGCTAATCCCGGTGACCTGGTGCGCGTAGAAATTACGGATGCCCATCCGTACGATCTGGTTGGGAAAATCGTCTAG
- a CDS encoding DoxX family membrane protein, whose protein sequence is MNDHPRSSLNKKASYFSFILFSRMLISVLLMVSGFEKLIHPPEEFMLILKGYHLLPEFLIKPMATIFPWLELLFGTFLLIGLFYPVSLLVVGLLLTIFTLAIASTLVRGIPLEDCGCFKSLGIKESGPTALVRNMILLLFWINLYFYKDRRFTLDHWLRERE, encoded by the coding sequence TTGAATGATCATCCGAGGTCATCCCTGAACAAAAAAGCCAGTTATTTTTCGTTTATTCTCTTCTCTCGAATGCTTATATCCGTTCTTTTGATGGTGAGCGGATTTGAAAAACTGATTCATCCTCCTGAAGAATTCATGTTGATTTTGAAGGGATACCACCTTCTTCCTGAATTTCTGATAAAACCGATGGCAACGATTTTCCCCTGGCTCGAACTCCTGTTCGGCACGTTTCTCCTGATTGGTCTGTTTTATCCGGTTTCTCTTCTTGTTGTGGGACTCCTCCTCACGATCTTTACTCTGGCTATTGCTTCAACCCTGGTCAGGGGAATTCCACTTGAAGACTGTGGTTGTTTCAAGTCACTGGGAATCAAGGAAAGCGGACCGACTGCCTTGGTCAGAAATATGATCTTGCTCTTGTTCTGGATCAATCTCTATTTTTACAAAGATCGCAGGTTCACGCTGGATCATTGGTTAAGAGAGAGGGAATGA
- a CDS encoding aminotransferase class I/II-fold pyridoxal phosphate-dependent enzyme, with product MDEDQSKTPLFDAMVNLAESRKVSFHTPGHKSGKGISTRFRKFVGPRIFSIDLTTLDEVDSLQKPKGVIKEAQALAAIAYGAQRSYFLVNGTTGGNHAMMMTVCNPGDKIIIARNAHKSVLAGLILSGAQPLFYSPSVDEQLKISLNVTFEETRAAIDEFLPQGAKAIFLTSPNYYGICADLEQIIPYAHEKGLVVMVDEAHGPHLKFHPDLPISAMEAGADLTVQSTHKIIGGMTQASMLHAQGPRVDYTTLTNVLKFSQTTSPSYILMASLDLARMQMATEGLKLLDKAIKLSEEARIKINKIPGISCFGKETLKNSFFSNVGDLDVTKLTISVKDLGMSGFQASQILNSKYSIQVEMADPFHILVIVSIGDRKDDLNRLTESLKEMSKDYFKGHQTTLLESIGLPQFKNKSVMTPREAFFTDPEYPRLEDSVGKIASEIITVYPPGIPILVPGEVITQDILDYLYKMIELNATVDGLNENNTLICTIKKT from the coding sequence ATGGATGAGGACCAATCCAAGACCCCTTTATTCGACGCCATGGTTAATTTGGCGGAATCTCGAAAGGTCTCTTTTCATACTCCCGGTCATAAAAGCGGAAAAGGCATTTCGACCCGTTTCCGAAAATTTGTCGGTCCCCGGATCTTCTCAATCGATTTAACGACGCTCGACGAGGTTGATTCTCTCCAAAAACCCAAGGGGGTGATCAAAGAGGCACAAGCCCTTGCCGCTATCGCTTACGGGGCCCAGCGTTCCTACTTTCTGGTCAACGGAACCACAGGTGGAAATCATGCCATGATGATGACCGTCTGCAACCCGGGCGATAAAATCATTATTGCCAGAAATGCCCATAAATCTGTTTTGGCAGGTCTCATTTTGAGCGGCGCACAGCCTCTTTTTTACTCCCCCAGTGTTGACGAGCAACTGAAGATCTCTCTCAACGTAACCTTTGAAGAAACCCGAGCCGCAATTGACGAGTTTCTTCCGCAGGGGGCAAAAGCCATTTTCCTTACCAGTCCCAATTATTACGGAATTTGCGCCGACCTCGAACAAATCATTCCCTATGCCCATGAGAAGGGTCTGGTCGTGATGGTTGACGAAGCCCACGGTCCCCATCTCAAATTTCATCCCGATTTGCCCATTTCTGCGATGGAGGCAGGAGCCGATTTGACCGTCCAGAGCACTCATAAAATAATAGGCGGAATGACTCAGGCCTCCATGCTTCATGCCCAGGGCCCCCGGGTGGATTATACAACCTTGACGAATGTTCTGAAATTTTCCCAAACCACCAGTCCTTCTTATATCTTAATGGCCTCTTTAGATCTCGCCCGGATGCAGATGGCCACAGAAGGATTAAAATTACTTGATAAGGCCATAAAGCTCTCGGAAGAGGCCCGGATCAAAATAAACAAGATTCCGGGGATAAGTTGTTTCGGAAAAGAAACGCTCAAAAATTCTTTCTTTTCTAATGTCGGGGACCTGGATGTCACCAAACTGACGATTTCGGTCAAAGATCTGGGCATGTCGGGGTTTCAGGCCTCCCAGATCTTGAACAGCAAATATAGCATCCAGGTTGAAATGGCTGATCCGTTTCATATCCTGGTAATTGTCAGTATTGGAGACAGGAAAGATGATTTAAACCGGCTTACTGAATCTCTCAAGGAAATGTCGAAAGATTATTTTAAGGGACATCAGACGACGCTCCTCGAATCCATCGGACTGCCCCAGTTCAAAAACAAATCCGTGATGACGCCGCGTGAAGCTTTTTTTACCGATCCGGAATACCCCAGACTGGAAGATTCTGTCGGAAAAATTGCTTCCGAGATCATCACCGTCTACCCTCCCGGAATTCCTATTCTTGTCCCAGGCGAGGTCATAACGCAGGACATTCTCGACTACCTTTACAAAATGATCGAGCTCAACGCGACAGTTGACGGCCTCAACGAAAACAACACCCTCATCTGCACGATCAAGAAAACCTAG
- a CDS encoding flavin reductase family protein has translation MKQFDPGEQSTAENYLFMLNAIVPRPIAWISTLGQNGVENLAPFSFFNGVCAEPPIVSISIARRNGEKKDTLRNIEYSKEFVVNVVTESLASAMNESSASHSAEISEFKRAGLTPYPAQKVKAPLVLESPINMECQLYRLIEIGVPPQGSTLVLGQIVYCHLRHEILTDGQIDFKKFLPVGRLGRDMNLTARDLFPLRRPR, from the coding sequence ATGAAGCAGTTTGATCCGGGGGAACAATCCACTGCGGAAAATTACCTCTTCATGCTCAATGCGATTGTTCCGAGGCCGATAGCCTGGATATCGACTCTCGGACAAAATGGCGTTGAGAATCTCGCTCCGTTTAGTTTTTTTAACGGGGTCTGTGCAGAGCCCCCAATCGTGTCGATTTCCATCGCAAGAAGAAATGGTGAAAAAAAAGATACCCTCCGGAATATTGAGTATTCCAAAGAATTTGTAGTCAATGTCGTGACCGAATCATTGGCATCGGCCATGAACGAAAGCTCAGCTTCCCATTCCGCCGAAATTAGTGAATTTAAACGCGCGGGTCTGACCCCCTATCCGGCTCAAAAAGTAAAAGCACCACTCGTTCTGGAATCGCCCATCAACATGGAGTGTCAACTTTATCGTCTGATTGAAATTGGGGTTCCTCCACAGGGATCCACGCTGGTCCTGGGTCAAATTGTTTATTGTCATCTGCGTCATGAAATTCTGACTGATGGCCAGATCGATTTTAAAAAGTTTTTGCCAGTCGGAAGGCTGGGGAGAGACATGAATCTCACTGCGCGGGATTTATTTCCTTTAAGACGGCCTCGTTAA
- the pal gene encoding peptidoglycan-associated lipoprotein Pal: MIFFRNSRVKLIWGLVLLVAVLGCPKKPTETASQSIPQESTGGQPALPPAVENVPSTEQHPVTEEKVKPAEPTKSILITEPLKDIFFDYDRATIKPEMKNALDQDVVWLKNNAQATVQLEGHCDARGTNEYNLALGEKRAHSVKQFLISQGIKASRISTISYGEDRPFCKEDTESCYQQNRRVHFVMK, encoded by the coding sequence ATGATTTTTTTCAGGAATAGTCGGGTTAAGTTGATTTGGGGGCTTGTTTTGCTTGTGGCTGTTCTGGGTTGTCCCAAGAAACCGACTGAAACCGCCTCGCAAAGTATTCCTCAGGAGTCGACCGGCGGTCAACCCGCTCTTCCTCCTGCCGTGGAAAACGTTCCTTCGACAGAACAACATCCGGTGACCGAAGAGAAAGTGAAGCCAGCCGAACCGACTAAATCGATTTTAATTACGGAACCTTTGAAAGACATTTTTTTTGATTATGACCGTGCCACCATTAAGCCGGAAATGAAAAACGCGCTCGATCAAGATGTCGTCTGGTTGAAAAATAATGCCCAGGCCACTGTTCAGCTTGAAGGCCATTGCGATGCACGAGGAACAAACGAATATAACCTGGCTCTGGGTGAAAAACGGGCCCATTCGGTAAAACAATTCTTGATTTCACAGGGAATAAAGGCTTCCCGAATTTCGACAATCAGCTATGGCGAAGACCGTCCCTTTTGCAAAGAGGATACGGAATCGTGCTATCAGCAGAATCGGCGGGTACATTTTGTAATGAAATGA
- a CDS encoding transketolase family protein gives MLGKATRDAYGEILLELGKENPQIVVLDADLSKSTKSNLFAKAFPDRFFNFGISEANMVSAAAGLASSGKIPFASSFASFLICKGFDQIRMGIANPQLNVKLVGSHGGISLGEDGASQQSVEDFALALALPKLTVIHPADEISTKALTRQIASHIGPVYMRTGRPKAPLLYTPGDKIKIGKAQILREGKDATIFACGLMVSEALDAAEALALKGDDIGVIDMHTLRPLDENAIFNAARNSKAFVVAEEHLVHGGLGASIAQTVSTFFPVPIEFVGLKDTYAESGTPGELFEKYGLTSAAIQQAVENVLNRKD, from the coding sequence GTGCTTGGAAAAGCCACACGGGATGCCTATGGTGAAATACTACTAGAACTGGGAAAAGAGAATCCCCAGATTGTCGTCCTGGACGCGGATCTGTCAAAATCAACCAAGAGTAACTTGTTTGCCAAAGCCTTTCCAGATCGCTTCTTCAATTTCGGTATCAGTGAAGCCAATATGGTCTCCGCCGCCGCGGGTCTTGCTTCATCGGGTAAAATTCCCTTTGCCTCCAGTTTCGCTTCTTTTCTTATTTGCAAAGGTTTTGATCAGATTAGAATGGGAATTGCCAATCCCCAATTAAACGTAAAACTTGTCGGCTCTCACGGAGGAATTTCTCTCGGTGAAGATGGGGCCTCCCAACAGAGTGTGGAAGATTTTGCCCTGGCATTGGCCCTTCCAAAGCTCACGGTGATACATCCGGCAGACGAAATTTCAACCAAAGCACTGACAAGACAAATAGCAAGTCATATTGGACCGGTTTACATGAGAACGGGAAGGCCGAAGGCACCCCTTCTCTATACTCCGGGCGATAAAATCAAGATTGGGAAAGCCCAAATTTTGCGCGAAGGGAAGGATGCGACGATATTTGCCTGCGGATTAATGGTTTCAGAAGCTCTGGATGCCGCAGAAGCCCTTGCATTAAAAGGAGATGACATTGGTGTCATCGATATGCATACGCTTCGGCCTCTCGATGAAAATGCCATTTTTAATGCGGCAAGGAATTCAAAAGCGTTTGTGGTTGCCGAGGAACATCTGGTTCATGGCGGGTTGGGAGCTTCCATTGCACAAACCGTATCGACTTTCTTTCCCGTTCCCATTGAATTTGTCGGTTTGAAAGATACCTATGCTGAATCAGGAACACCCGGAGAACTCTTTGAAAAATATGGTCTCACCTCCGCCGCAATTCAGCAGGCCGTAGAAAACGTCCTTAATCGCAAAGATTAA
- a CDS encoding S-adenosylmethionine decarboxylase proenzyme, whose translation MHALGAHVLVELQECNSKLLNDLKKVEEFMVSAAKEARATILKVYFHKFSPFGISGAVVIAESHLTIHTWPEYKYAAVDIFTCGELLQPQVAADYLIEKFQCKQPSIVEVKRGLLAGGNVKFPHKPLKEVPPYGRAEELQMVP comes from the coding sequence TTGCACGCCTTGGGGGCCCATGTCCTTGTCGAATTACAAGAATGTAATTCAAAACTATTGAATGACCTTAAGAAAGTTGAAGAATTTATGGTCTCGGCAGCTAAAGAGGCCAGAGCAACCATCCTGAAAGTTTATTTCCATAAATTTAGTCCCTTTGGTATCAGTGGCGCAGTCGTTATTGCAGAATCCCACCTTACCATCCACACCTGGCCCGAATATAAATACGCTGCGGTCGATATTTTCACCTGTGGCGAGCTGCTTCAACCTCAAGTCGCTGCGGATTATCTAATCGAAAAGTTTCAGTGCAAACAACCTTCCATTGTCGAGGTGAAAAGAGGTCTTCTGGCCGGTGGAAACGTAAAATTCCCGCATAAACCTCTGAAAGAAGTTCCACCTTATGGCAGAGCCGAAGAATTACAAATGGTTCCATGA
- a CDS encoding DsbA family protein: MKKSKSANQKKEKEDKQKAKKSRKLVNRIAMAAMVLFVLLVVVYSIKSIRPVNLMEIGNHPFKGNPASKVVISEFSDFQCPACKGAEPNLKQLLTDYEGKVKFVFYNYPLTQNHPWAMLAAEAAQCAGDEDKFWPFHDLLYDRQEIWAKSGSPQSLFNDYAVELGLNVTNFKSCLDKGKKRTLITEDQDKGDALQIQSTPTIFVNRQRIIGGNSLFELKQAVESEIRLQS, encoded by the coding sequence ATGAAAAAAAGCAAATCCGCTAATCAAAAAAAAGAAAAAGAGGATAAACAAAAGGCAAAAAAAAGCCGCAAACTCGTCAATCGGATAGCCATGGCGGCGATGGTGCTTTTCGTTCTTCTGGTAGTGGTTTATTCAATTAAAAGTATTCGTCCGGTGAATCTCATGGAGATCGGAAACCACCCTTTCAAAGGAAATCCGGCTTCAAAAGTGGTTATATCGGAGTTCAGTGATTTCCAATGCCCGGCATGCAAAGGGGCGGAACCCAATCTCAAACAGCTTCTCACTGATTATGAAGGAAAAGTTAAATTTGTCTTTTATAATTACCCGCTTACCCAGAATCATCCGTGGGCGATGCTCGCGGCCGAAGCTGCCCAATGTGCCGGGGATGAAGATAAATTCTGGCCATTCCACGATCTGCTCTATGACCGGCAGGAGATTTGGGCAAAAAGCGGGTCTCCTCAAAGTCTGTTTAATGATTACGCCGTCGAGCTCGGTTTAAATGTGACGAATTTCAAATCCTGTTTGGATAAAGGGAAAAAGCGGACATTGATAACGGAAGATCAGGACAAGGGGGATGCCCTGCAAATACAGTCTACGCCGACGATCTTTGTGAACCGGCAGAGGATCATAGGTGGAAATTCATTGTTTGAGCTGAAACAGGCGGTTGAAAGTGAAATCAGGCTTCAATCCTGA